The following proteins are encoded in a genomic region of Dyadobacter sp. UC 10:
- a CDS encoding SDR family NAD(P)-dependent oxidoreductase has product MKVLITGATGLVGSAVARKFLSEGHKVSAIYRKTSDKSLLSDIDAEISWIEGDILDLGSLEDAIKDTDCVVHTAAVVSFVPADRDMMYKVNVEGTANVVNVCLKYQLKKLCFVSSIAAIGRPDPRKATAGDEVVLDETHRWENSPENSEYAKTKHLAELEVWRGIAEGLNAVIVNPTLILGEGDWKKSSTQLFKYVYQEKPFYTDGLANYVDVLDVAEIVFRLIKSDISGERFLLNAGSISYKNLFHMIADNMNKKRASLRVGPGLAGVIWRVEAVRTFLLGTKPLITRETARSAARKVTYKNNKVKNALHFEFQPIEKTVKRVSERLIGKI; this is encoded by the coding sequence ATGAAAGTTCTTATCACAGGTGCCACGGGTTTGGTCGGGAGCGCAGTTGCGCGAAAGTTCCTTTCCGAGGGGCACAAAGTCTCAGCGATATATAGAAAAACATCTGATAAAAGCCTGCTTTCAGATATTGATGCTGAAATATCCTGGATAGAAGGCGATATACTCGACTTAGGCTCGCTGGAAGACGCGATCAAAGATACTGATTGCGTAGTGCATACTGCCGCAGTTGTTTCATTTGTCCCGGCCGACCGCGATATGATGTACAAGGTCAATGTAGAGGGAACGGCGAATGTGGTCAACGTTTGCCTGAAGTACCAGCTCAAAAAACTTTGTTTTGTAAGCAGCATCGCAGCAATTGGCCGGCCGGATCCGAGAAAAGCAACAGCCGGCGACGAGGTGGTACTGGATGAAACCCACCGCTGGGAAAATTCGCCCGAAAATTCTGAATATGCCAAAACGAAGCACCTGGCCGAGCTGGAAGTCTGGCGCGGTATTGCCGAGGGTTTGAATGCGGTCATCGTAAATCCGACATTGATCCTGGGTGAAGGGGATTGGAAAAAAAGCAGCACACAGCTATTCAAGTATGTATATCAGGAGAAGCCGTTTTATACTGACGGGCTGGCCAACTATGTTGATGTGCTGGATGTAGCCGAGATTGTCTTCCGTTTGATCAAATCCGATATTTCCGGAGAAAGATTTTTGCTGAATGCGGGGAGCATTTCTTACAAAAATCTGTTCCATATGATTGCAGACAATATGAATAAGAAAAGGGCTTCTCTGCGAGTCGGGCCGGGCTTGGCGGGTGTGATCTGGCGGGTAGAGGCCGTGAGAACATTTCTGCTCGGGACAAAACCTTTGATCACCAGAGAAACAGCACGTTCGGCGGCAAGAAAGGTCACATATAAGAACAACAAGGTCAAAAATGCGCTGCATTTCGAGTTCCAGCCCATCGAGAAAACGGTCAAAAGAGTGAGCGAAAGATTGATTGGGAAGATTTGA
- a CDS encoding tetratricopeptide repeat protein has protein sequence MMEKNFGERKDYMKETLLRFERMLKNSEPVFFDLDTYEKVTVHYIEKGDWEKAFRACELGLSDYPYSLDLLLHMVQLHSNRGEHEQAQEILERASLFHPGDIEISFMQVAISNMMGEYEEALELLENLLQRVDDKDEIYFQIGQTYQNWGKYDDAIKYYKRSLRNNLNNESALYELAHCLDLVGQLESHLDYYNELVDRDPFSHHAWYNLGIAFSKLERYEDAVNAYEYATLVKSDFASAFFQLGNSYMNLERFEEAKEQYLKAIELEGEQPETCCCLGTCYEKLGEYETAIKYYRQTVKLDNQWDDGWYGLGICFSELGRWFEAVGFLRKAIQITELNPDYWLALAETEFKVGNVVSAFEAFEKAAEIEPSNPDIWLKWSHVLFEQGNYARACDLLQAAIDEMPEEGDLYYRMAVYQIHGGQYREALVNLEIGLTLDYDGHAQLFEFFPDLEKQKALFRIIEQYREK, from the coding sequence ATGATGGAGAAAAATTTCGGGGAAAGAAAGGATTATATGAAGGAAACCTTGCTCAGGTTTGAAAGAATGTTGAAGAATAGCGAGCCGGTTTTTTTCGATTTAGATACGTACGAGAAGGTTACCGTACATTACATAGAAAAGGGGGATTGGGAAAAAGCGTTCAGGGCATGTGAGCTGGGACTGTCGGATTATCCCTATTCACTGGACCTGCTGCTGCACATGGTTCAGTTGCATTCCAACAGAGGAGAGCATGAGCAGGCCCAGGAAATACTGGAAAGGGCATCGTTGTTCCATCCGGGAGATATTGAAATTTCTTTCATGCAGGTTGCAATTTCCAATATGATGGGAGAGTACGAAGAGGCACTCGAATTACTGGAAAACCTGCTGCAGCGCGTCGATGACAAGGACGAGATTTATTTTCAGATCGGTCAGACCTATCAGAACTGGGGCAAATACGATGACGCGATCAAATATTACAAAAGGTCCCTCAGAAACAATCTGAACAATGAAAGTGCGCTTTACGAATTAGCGCATTGCCTTGACCTGGTAGGTCAGCTGGAAAGTCATCTTGATTATTACAATGAGCTGGTCGACCGGGACCCGTTTTCGCATCACGCATGGTATAACCTGGGCATCGCGTTCAGCAAGCTTGAGCGTTATGAGGATGCAGTAAACGCCTACGAATACGCGACGCTAGTTAAAAGTGATTTTGCATCGGCGTTTTTCCAACTAGGCAATTCCTACATGAACCTCGAAAGGTTCGAAGAAGCAAAAGAGCAATATCTGAAAGCGATTGAACTCGAAGGGGAACAGCCTGAAACCTGCTGCTGCCTGGGCACTTGCTATGAAAAGCTCGGTGAATACGAAACAGCGATCAAATACTACCGGCAGACCGTCAAACTGGATAATCAATGGGATGATGGCTGGTATGGTCTGGGCATTTGCTTCAGCGAACTCGGGCGTTGGTTCGAGGCTGTAGGGTTTTTACGTAAAGCGATCCAAATCACGGAGCTAAATCCTGACTATTGGCTTGCACTTGCCGAAACCGAATTTAAGGTAGGCAATGTGGTATCAGCATTCGAAGCGTTTGAAAAGGCAGCTGAAATTGAGCCATCAAACCCCGATATTTGGTTAAAATGGTCCCACGTGCTTTTCGAGCAGGGGAATTATGCCCGGGCTTGCGACCTGCTTCAGGCAGCGATTGACGAAATGCCGGAGGAAGGGGATCTCTATTACAGAATGGCTGTTTATCAGATTCATGGCGGTCAATACCGGGAGGCATTGGTCAATCTTGAAATAGGCCTCACACTGGATTACGACGGACACGCCCAGTTGTTTGAATTTTTTCCCGATCTCGAAAAGCAAAAGGCACTTTTCAGGATCATAGAGCAATACCGGGAGAAATAG
- the metG gene encoding methionine--tRNA ligase gives MSISNPKRYTVTAALIYANGPIHIGHLAGCYIPADIYVRYLRATGKEVAFISGTDEHGVPITIRAKKEGLTPQQVVDKYYAQIDAAFKELGISFDIYSRTSKKIHHDTSREIFRDLYEKKVFVEETTEQYFDETAQQFLADRYIVGTCPVCANPNAYGDQCERCGSTLSPLELKDPRSMLSGAKPVLKATKNWYLPLDTLQPQIEQYISSHPEWKTNVLGQCQSWLKDGLKPRAMTRDLDWGIQVPVENTEGKVLYVWFEAPIGYISATKDWLTQQNGSDEGWKKWWQPKENAEDGETKLVHFIGKDNIVFHCIIFPAMLMAEGNYILPDNVPANEFMNLEGDKISTSRNWAVWLHEYLEELPGKQDVLRYVLTANAPETKDSEFTWKDFQTRNNSELVGIYGNFINRALVLTHKFCDGKVPETSDLQEIDVAVLKELAAFPGRIGESIETYRFREALTLIIDLARLGNKYLADTQPWHVIKTDPARVNTILNIALQISATLAIVSEPVLPFTAQKIREQLGFDGGLWQDAGKPDLLVAGRPVNEARLLFEKMEDSIIEKQIQKLHDARRQNELESKTVSPVKPEILYDDFSKMDIRIATIVEAENVPKSKKLLKLLVDIGLEQRTVLSGIAEHFKADEIVGKKVLYLANLAPRKMMGMESHGMILMAEHRDGSLAFVQPGSDVWNGGTVN, from the coding sequence ATGAGCATTTCAAATCCAAAAAGGTATACCGTTACCGCAGCCCTTATTTATGCAAATGGCCCCATTCACATCGGGCATTTGGCAGGCTGCTACATACCGGCAGATATATACGTTCGCTACTTACGGGCTACCGGAAAAGAAGTAGCATTCATCAGCGGGACGGATGAGCATGGGGTACCGATCACCATCAGAGCAAAAAAAGAAGGATTGACTCCTCAGCAGGTTGTCGATAAATACTATGCACAGATCGACGCAGCATTTAAAGAACTGGGCATTTCATTTGATATTTACTCCCGGACCAGCAAGAAAATTCACCACGATACTTCCCGGGAAATTTTCAGGGATTTGTACGAAAAGAAGGTTTTCGTTGAAGAAACGACCGAGCAATACTTCGACGAAACGGCTCAGCAGTTTCTGGCCGACCGTTACATTGTTGGAACCTGTCCGGTATGCGCAAATCCGAATGCTTACGGCGACCAGTGTGAACGTTGCGGTTCTACATTGAGCCCATTGGAATTGAAAGATCCACGCTCTATGCTTTCCGGCGCAAAACCCGTTTTAAAGGCAACCAAAAACTGGTATTTGCCCCTGGATACGCTCCAACCACAGATAGAGCAATATATCAGCAGCCACCCTGAGTGGAAAACTAATGTACTCGGACAATGCCAGTCCTGGCTGAAAGACGGCTTGAAGCCCCGCGCCATGACCCGCGACCTAGACTGGGGTATTCAGGTGCCTGTCGAAAACACGGAAGGGAAAGTACTTTACGTCTGGTTCGAAGCGCCTATCGGCTACATTTCCGCGACCAAGGATTGGCTTACGCAGCAAAACGGTTCTGATGAAGGCTGGAAAAAATGGTGGCAACCGAAGGAGAATGCCGAAGATGGCGAAACGAAACTTGTCCATTTTATAGGCAAAGACAATATCGTTTTCCACTGCATTATTTTCCCGGCAATGCTGATGGCCGAAGGAAATTATATTCTTCCAGATAATGTGCCCGCCAATGAATTTATGAACCTGGAAGGCGACAAAATCTCAACCTCGCGTAACTGGGCGGTTTGGCTGCACGAATACCTGGAAGAACTGCCTGGAAAGCAGGATGTACTCCGTTATGTACTGACTGCCAATGCACCGGAAACCAAGGACAGCGAGTTCACCTGGAAGGATTTCCAGACAAGAAATAATAGCGAGTTAGTCGGTATCTACGGAAATTTCATCAACCGGGCACTTGTGTTGACACACAAATTCTGTGATGGAAAGGTACCTGAAACTTCTGACCTGCAAGAAATCGATGTTGCTGTGTTAAAGGAACTGGCTGCTTTCCCAGGAAGGATTGGTGAGTCTATTGAAACATATCGATTTAGAGAAGCATTAACGTTAATTATTGATCTGGCTAGACTTGGCAACAAATACCTGGCAGATACCCAGCCCTGGCACGTGATCAAAACCGATCCTGCGCGGGTCAATACGATATTGAATATCGCTTTACAGATTTCTGCCACACTGGCGATTGTATCAGAGCCGGTTCTTCCATTTACGGCCCAAAAGATCCGGGAACAGCTCGGGTTCGATGGCGGGTTATGGCAGGATGCCGGCAAGCCCGATCTGCTTGTAGCTGGTCGCCCCGTTAATGAGGCCAGATTACTGTTTGAAAAAATGGAAGACAGTATAATCGAAAAGCAGATCCAGAAATTACACGACGCCAGGCGGCAAAATGAACTGGAAAGCAAAACGGTCAGCCCGGTAAAGCCTGAGATTCTATATGACGACTTTTCAAAAATGGACATACGGATCGCAACGATCGTGGAGGCTGAAAATGTGCCGAAAAGTAAAAAGTTGCTCAAATTGCTGGTTGATATCGGATTGGAGCAAAGAACTGTATTGAGCGGCATTGCCGAGCATTTCAAAGCAGACGAAATCGTAGGAAAAAAAGTACTGTACCTCGCAAACCTCGCACCCCGTAAAATGATGGGTATGGAAAGTCACGGAATGATACTAATGGCTGAACACCGCGACGGGAGTCTGGCGTTTGTGCAACCAGGAAGTGATGTTTGGAATGGAGGCACTGTTAATTGA
- a CDS encoding tetratricopeptide repeat protein, translating to MQYILHFLFIILCSHYSTDSNAQLLNDPVSLKNVQASLDKIYNYEFEEARTTISLVEKKYPNHPVSHLLDSFILFWKYLPIKDNPVRSKEYMHKLNQCLDAINKKYGKNSLDPEAVFYTMVARGYMAMLYNYRGEMMNAAGEGKKAYNAFVEGLKLIQKNPEFYFTSGMYNYYVEVYPEEHPIVKPLLVFFKSGDKALGLKQMDIATKQGTITRAESNFYISHVYLKYESRPDKAVGYMEKLVDLYPKNPIFRMKHVEALILSGKYEEARKEVADLRKINAGFYPAAWRTFQGIIEEKGEKNDAVAQKEYLLALKTPHDAQYTKEYHALAYAGLARIAARAGNKSKAKEYYKKCLDKAEYRSVIKEAKDFK from the coding sequence ATGCAGTATATCCTACATTTCCTGTTTATAATTCTTTGTTCTCACTACTCAACCGACTCGAATGCCCAGCTTCTGAATGATCCTGTATCGCTTAAAAATGTTCAGGCAAGTCTAGATAAAATCTACAACTATGAGTTTGAAGAGGCCAGGACCACGATCAGTCTGGTAGAGAAAAAGTATCCCAATCACCCGGTTTCCCATCTTCTCGATTCATTTATACTGTTTTGGAAATACCTGCCTATCAAGGACAATCCGGTGCGGTCCAAAGAGTATATGCATAAGCTCAATCAATGCCTGGACGCGATCAATAAAAAGTATGGGAAGAATAGCCTTGACCCGGAAGCGGTATTTTACACCATGGTTGCGCGGGGTTATATGGCAATGCTCTATAATTATCGTGGAGAAATGATGAATGCGGCAGGAGAGGGGAAGAAGGCTTACAATGCATTTGTGGAGGGGCTGAAACTGATCCAGAAGAATCCGGAGTTTTACTTCACCTCAGGCATGTATAACTATTATGTGGAAGTGTACCCGGAGGAGCATCCCATCGTAAAACCGCTACTCGTATTTTTCAAAAGCGGTGACAAGGCGCTGGGACTTAAACAAATGGATATCGCCACGAAACAGGGCACTATCACACGTGCCGAGTCTAACTTTTATATTTCTCATGTTTATTTGAAATACGAGTCACGGCCAGACAAAGCGGTAGGGTATATGGAAAAGCTGGTAGACCTTTACCCGAAGAACCCCATTTTTCGAATGAAGCATGTCGAAGCCCTGATATTGTCCGGTAAGTACGAGGAGGCACGTAAGGAGGTTGCTGATCTTAGAAAAATCAACGCAGGATTTTATCCGGCCGCATGGCGAACATTTCAGGGGATCATAGAAGAGAAGGGCGAAAAGAACGATGCGGTGGCGCAAAAAGAGTATTTGTTGGCGCTGAAAACACCGCACGACGCACAATACACCAAGGAGTACCACGCATTGGCTTACGCCGGATTGGCGAGAATTGCCGCTCGTGCAGGTAATAAATCGAAAGCCAAAGAATACTATAAGAAATGTCTGGACAAGGCGGAATACCGGTCTGTGATCAAAGAAGCCAAGGATTTCAAATAG
- a CDS encoding M16 family metallopeptidase, with amino-acid sequence MIRYKQFTLENGLKVFVHEDFSTPMAAVNILYNVGSRDEDEERTGFAHLFEHLMFGGSKNIPNYDIPVQNVGGENNAFTSPDITNYYITLPADNVETAFWLESDRMLSLSFDPNVLEVQRKVVIEEFKQRYLNQPYGDMWLKLRPLAYKEHPYRWATIGKDIEHIERATMTDVQDFFFRFYRPNNAIMVVAGAVTFEQVQHLAEKWFGNIPSGAPYVRNIPKEPVQTAARHLETSAAVPLNSLIKVFHMPGRYEDGFYAADLLSDVLGRGKSSRLYQQLLKEKSLFNSVNASITSSLDPGLLLIKGNLNPGVSLEDADQAVNEVLQEIIEFGPTEEEVTKVKNQSEASLAFSEVELLNRAMNLAFAANAGNVDWANQDAEIIRDLTVNDLHTAARNILNPANGSTLFYRVDSKEIATA; translated from the coding sequence ATGATTCGCTATAAGCAGTTTACGCTGGAAAACGGCCTGAAAGTATTTGTGCATGAAGATTTTTCAACTCCAATGGCGGCTGTCAATATCCTGTACAATGTGGGTTCGAGGGATGAGGATGAAGAACGAACTGGCTTTGCGCACTTGTTTGAGCACCTGATGTTTGGCGGATCGAAAAATATTCCGAACTACGATATTCCTGTCCAGAACGTAGGCGGCGAGAACAACGCTTTTACATCTCCTGATATTACCAATTACTACATTACGTTGCCGGCCGACAATGTAGAAACTGCATTCTGGCTGGAATCCGATCGCATGTTAAGTCTTTCCTTTGACCCGAATGTATTGGAAGTACAGCGGAAAGTAGTCATTGAAGAATTCAAACAACGTTACCTCAATCAGCCGTACGGCGATATGTGGCTCAAATTAAGGCCACTGGCATATAAAGAACACCCCTATCGCTGGGCAACGATCGGTAAGGATATCGAGCATATTGAACGCGCCACGATGACTGATGTCCAGGATTTCTTTTTCCGCTTTTACAGGCCCAATAATGCAATCATGGTCGTAGCCGGTGCCGTTACTTTTGAGCAGGTGCAGCATTTGGCCGAAAAATGGTTTGGCAATATTCCGTCCGGCGCGCCTTATGTGCGGAATATTCCGAAAGAACCGGTACAAACTGCGGCAAGACATCTTGAAACGTCAGCTGCCGTTCCCCTGAATTCACTTATCAAAGTATTTCATATGCCCGGCAGGTACGAGGATGGATTTTACGCTGCCGATCTGCTGAGCGATGTACTGGGAAGAGGCAAATCTTCAAGACTTTACCAGCAATTGTTGAAAGAGAAATCACTTTTCAATAGTGTTAATGCCAGTATCACCTCGTCCCTGGATCCGGGCCTGTTGCTGATTAAGGGAAACCTGAACCCGGGTGTAAGCCTGGAAGATGCAGATCAGGCAGTTAACGAAGTTTTACAGGAAATTATAGAATTTGGCCCAACTGAGGAGGAAGTGACCAAGGTTAAGAACCAGTCGGAGGCCTCGCTTGCATTTTCTGAGGTAGAATTGCTGAACCGCGCCATGAACCTTGCATTCGCAGCTAATGCCGGTAATGTCGACTGGGCTAATCAGGACGCAGAGATCATCAGAGATCTGACGGTTAATGATCTGCACACGGCTGCAAGAAATATTTTGAACCCTGCGAACGGGTCTACCCTGTTCTACAGAGTCGATTCGAAAGAAATTGCTACCGCTTAG
- a CDS encoding glycoside hydrolase family protein — protein sequence MIKTSFLLVLATLCIVSCTTNTEKQEVKNRFPKKLVSFEPYRGNPVFAGTADSATWDEKIRERGFILKEDSTYFMWYTGYKNSTGDQIKYLGLATSPDGISWKRFRDKPIHTSIWVEDMCVVKSGGQYYMFAESKDDVAHLLTSSDKINWTDRGGLDIRLKDGKPISTGPRGTPAVWKEEDTWYLFYERNDVAVWLATSKDMKTWTNVQDEPVLNTGPEKYDQFAVAMNQIIKYNGLYYAYYHASAFKDWREWSTNVAVSEDLLHWQKYPGNPIIRDNRSSGILVPDGSAYRMYTMHPDVNLYYPSDTARNREVFP from the coding sequence ATGATAAAAACCTCTTTCTTACTCGTTCTTGCCACATTATGTATTGTTTCCTGTACCACTAATACAGAAAAACAGGAAGTGAAAAATCGCTTTCCCAAAAAGCTGGTGAGCTTCGAACCTTATAGGGGCAACCCTGTTTTTGCAGGAACTGCCGATTCAGCCACGTGGGATGAAAAGATCAGGGAGAGAGGGTTTATCTTGAAGGAAGACAGTACTTATTTTATGTGGTACACCGGCTACAAAAATAGCACTGGCGACCAGATCAAGTATCTCGGACTGGCTACTTCGCCGGATGGTATATCCTGGAAGAGGTTCAGAGACAAGCCAATACATACGTCGATCTGGGTTGAGGATATGTGTGTAGTCAAATCGGGCGGCCAGTATTATATGTTTGCTGAAAGTAAAGATGACGTCGCCCATTTGCTGACTTCAAGTGACAAGATCAATTGGACGGATCGCGGCGGACTGGATATACGCCTTAAAGACGGGAAACCAATTTCAACAGGACCACGTGGGACACCAGCCGTTTGGAAAGAAGAGGATACCTGGTATCTGTTCTACGAACGAAACGATGTGGCTGTCTGGCTTGCAACTTCGAAAGATATGAAGACCTGGACAAACGTGCAGGACGAGCCGGTTCTGAATACAGGCCCTGAAAAATACGATCAGTTTGCCGTTGCGATGAACCAGATTATCAAATACAATGGCCTGTATTATGCTTATTACCATGCCTCTGCATTTAAAGACTGGCGGGAATGGTCAACGAATGTTGCAGTATCCGAAGATTTGCTGCATTGGCAAAAATACCCGGGAAACCCGATCATCCGGGATAATAGGTCCAGCGGTATACTGGTCCCCGATGGATCGGCTTACCGGATGTACACCATGCATCCGGATGTGAACCTGTATTACCCTTCCGACACAGCAAGAAATCGAGAAGTATTTCCCTGA
- a CDS encoding glycosyltransferase family 4 protein translates to MRIGFDAKRAFANKTGLGNYSRFVLEALTRYEDQNEYFAYTPKNKQNLFPSFPVEAVRLPESWLDKQLSSYWRYANISSQLSKEGIQVFHGLSNEIPLGLAHRNISSVVTIHDLIFEKLPHLFKPADRLIYRHKFRSACDRADRVIAVSEQTKRDLVELYKVENHKIDVIYQDCSPIFRNILPQAARDEILALYDIQMPYVLCVGTLEERKNQHRLVEAFAGIDQKDSCLILIGKPTGYLNKINETIAKYKLQNRVKILQNVPSEHLPAIYQRAEVFAYISVYEGFGIPILEALHSETPVLSARGSCLEEAGGAGGLYANPLKTEEVSHQLNRLLTDHSLRYDLVEAGKRHIEQFEAQKIAAQLSDLYKKIAQ, encoded by the coding sequence ATGCGTATCGGATTTGACGCCAAGCGGGCCTTTGCCAATAAAACTGGTCTTGGAAATTATAGCAGATTTGTCCTCGAAGCGCTGACGCGTTATGAAGATCAAAACGAATACTTTGCCTACACGCCTAAAAACAAGCAAAATCTGTTTCCTTCTTTCCCCGTAGAGGCGGTCAGGCTTCCTGAATCCTGGCTTGATAAACAGCTCTCGTCATACTGGCGTTATGCTAACATTTCCAGCCAGTTGAGCAAAGAAGGCATCCAGGTTTTTCACGGGCTGAGTAATGAAATTCCGCTCGGACTAGCTCACAGGAATATTAGTTCGGTCGTAACAATTCACGACCTTATATTCGAAAAGCTACCCCACCTCTTCAAGCCGGCCGACCGCTTGATTTATCGCCACAAGTTCCGATCGGCCTGCGATCGCGCAGATCGGGTCATAGCAGTAAGCGAGCAGACTAAACGTGATTTAGTTGAATTATATAAAGTTGAAAATCACAAAATTGACGTAATCTATCAGGATTGCAGCCCGATTTTCAGAAACATTTTACCACAGGCTGCGAGAGACGAAATCCTGGCACTTTATGATATCCAAATGCCCTACGTTTTGTGCGTGGGTACCTTGGAGGAACGGAAAAACCAGCATCGGCTGGTAGAAGCATTTGCCGGTATTGATCAAAAGGATTCTTGCCTGATTTTAATTGGAAAACCTACGGGTTATTTAAATAAAATCAATGAAACAATCGCCAAATACAAACTTCAAAACCGGGTAAAGATTCTTCAAAATGTTCCTTCCGAACACCTTCCGGCTATTTATCAGCGAGCAGAGGTTTTCGCTTATATTTCAGTTTACGAAGGGTTCGGGATACCAATTCTGGAAGCTTTACACAGTGAAACCCCCGTATTGTCAGCAAGAGGTTCCTGCCTGGAAGAAGCAGGCGGGGCTGGCGGCCTGTATGCGAATCCCCTAAAAACAGAAGAGGTCAGCCACCAACTAAACCGTTTGCTGACTGACCATTCTCTGAGATATGATTTGGTAGAAGCCGGGAAACGCCACATTGAGCAATTTGAGGCCCAGAAAATAGCTGCGCAGCTTTCGGATCTTTACAAGAAAATCGCCCAGTAG
- a CDS encoding M16 family metallopeptidase, whose amino-acid sequence MKRNNVRKRGNPKTSSLSLTEEYQTHTLANGIRIAHKQVPYTQIAHCGIMLDIGSRDEMPNQQGLAHFWEHMAFKGTEKRSSYHIINRLENVGGELNAYTTKEKICFHASVLDDHFEKAMELLTDITFNSIFPEKQIERERNVILEEMSMYIDSPEDAIQDDFDQLVFPDHALGNNILGITETVNSFTREDLFKFIQDNIDTERIVVSSVSRLPFSKVIRVAEKYMGSVPSKKTTRVRQAPVSYVPVQQQKERSISQAQCAMGQPAYALGDDRRLPFFMLVNLLGGPGMNSRFNLSLREKYGFVYSIEGNYTPYLDTGFMGIFFGTEKKQLNKSISLIHKELKKVREVPLSVLQLHQTKVQLMGQLAMSEESNMSFMLMMAKSLLDTGRVDSLPEIFSEIEQITSGQLQDIAQEMFNEQNFSYLTFLPE is encoded by the coding sequence ATGAAGAGAAATAACGTTCGCAAGCGGGGAAACCCGAAAACATCTTCCCTCTCGCTAACAGAAGAATATCAGACACATACGCTTGCCAATGGGATCAGGATCGCGCACAAGCAGGTCCCTTACACGCAAATAGCGCATTGCGGCATCATGCTGGATATTGGTAGCCGGGATGAAATGCCGAATCAGCAAGGTCTGGCTCACTTTTGGGAACATATGGCGTTCAAAGGCACTGAAAAACGCAGTTCTTACCATATCATCAATCGGCTCGAAAATGTAGGTGGCGAGCTCAATGCTTATACCACTAAGGAAAAAATCTGTTTTCACGCCTCCGTTCTCGATGATCATTTCGAAAAAGCGATGGAGCTTTTAACGGACATTACATTTAATTCGATTTTTCCTGAGAAGCAAATAGAGCGTGAGCGGAATGTGATTTTAGAGGAAATGTCGATGTATATTGACTCACCGGAAGATGCGATCCAGGATGATTTTGACCAGCTTGTTTTTCCGGACCATGCATTGGGAAACAATATTCTTGGCATAACCGAAACGGTTAATTCCTTTACCAGAGAAGACCTGTTTAAGTTTATCCAGGATAATATCGATACGGAACGGATAGTTGTTTCCTCTGTGAGCAGGCTGCCATTTTCAAAGGTAATACGCGTCGCAGAAAAATACATGGGAAGTGTTCCTTCTAAAAAGACAACAAGGGTACGTCAGGCGCCGGTTTCTTACGTACCGGTTCAGCAGCAGAAGGAGCGCTCAATTTCTCAGGCGCAATGTGCCATGGGGCAGCCGGCTTATGCACTCGGAGATGATCGCAGGCTTCCATTTTTTATGCTGGTCAACTTGCTAGGTGGTCCGGGAATGAACTCGCGCTTCAACCTCTCACTGCGCGAAAAGTACGGGTTTGTTTACTCCATCGAAGGAAATTACACACCTTACCTGGACACAGGTTTTATGGGGATTTTCTTCGGTACTGAAAAAAAACAGCTGAATAAAAGTATCTCGCTGATCCACAAAGAGCTAAAAAAAGTAAGGGAAGTTCCTCTTTCTGTTTTACAGCTCCATCAGACAAAGGTTCAATTAATGGGTCAGCTGGCCATGTCGGAAGAAAGCAATATGAGTTTTATGCTGATGATGGCAAAGAGCCTGCTGGATACCGGCAGGGTTGACTCGCTTCCGGAAATTTTTTCTGAAATAGAGCAAATCACTTCGGGACAGTTGCAGGATATTGCTCAGGAAATGTTCAATGAACAGAATTTTAGCTACCTGACATTCCTGCCTGAATAA